In Rubrobacter radiotolerans DSM 5868, a genomic segment contains:
- a CDS encoding DUF305 domain-containing protein translates to MKERTRLGVGALLATLVLTLAACGGQGQEAQRGNTDAGAPQTTPQERPVAQDETTGMRGAGHSGMNHGGMGPGGMDMESMLTENGQYSDRRFIDMMVPHHVGAVEMAEVALDGNAEHEEIVQLSRDIIRTQNAEIEELRQIKEERFGTSEVPMDMSDEEMRTMGMGMNARDLANEEPFDLAFIEQMIPHHQSAIEMSEVARQNTDDPQIRELAEEIIAAQEREISEMESWREEWYPEAR, encoded by the coding sequence ATGAAAGAACGGACAAGGCTGGGGGTCGGCGCGCTCCTCGCGACGCTCGTCCTCACCCTCGCCGCCTGCGGCGGACAGGGGCAGGAGGCGCAGAGAGGCAACACGGACGCCGGAGCCCCGCAGACTACCCCGCAGGAGCGGCCCGTCGCGCAAGACGAGACGACCGGTATGCGGGGAGCGGGACACTCCGGGATGAATCACGGAGGTATGGGCCCCGGCGGGATGGACATGGAGTCCATGCTGACGGAGAACGGCCAGTACTCCGACCGGCGGTTCATAGACATGATGGTCCCGCACCACGTCGGGGCGGTCGAGATGGCCGAGGTCGCGCTCGACGGCAACGCCGAGCACGAGGAGATCGTCCAGCTCTCCAGGGACATCATCCGCACCCAGAACGCCGAGATAGAGGAATTGCGCCAGATAAAGGAGGAGCGGTTCGGGACGTCGGAGGTCCCGATGGATATGTCCGATGAAGAGATGAGGACGATGGGTATGGGCATGAACGCCCGGGACCTCGCGAACGAGGAGCCTTTCGACCTCGCGTTCATCGAGCAGATGATCCCCCACCACCAGAGCGCGATCGAGATGTCCGAGGTCGCGCGCCAGAACACGGATGACCCGCAGATCCGGGAGCTGGCAGAGGAGATCATCGCGGCTCAGGAGCGGGAGATCTCCGAGATGGAGTCCTGGCGCGAGGAGTGGTACCCCGAGGCCAGGTAG
- a CDS encoding AI-2E family transporter: MSSVEARDGSGQGGKKAPGPTPIWISRTTRTALIIGAILLLLFIVWMVPDALIMTIGGITLALILAFPVRLFQRFMPRGLAILCSFLLLLALMFIAGATIIPVIMSQVGSLINAIPGFVSRAANTLNEALAPLEERGILTSSPQEMLNSVSDDLVNIAQNVAQQVLGGTLSILSGTIGLAITLFGIIFISAYLLIDTRRIKAAFVLASPRGYRRDFYDLWSSFGYSLSRYLAGLALSISVQGFISGLALFFLGVPYAVLLGCWVALTAVLPYIGAWLGAIPAVLIALSISPTTAILTAILFFAIQQLEGNFLTPRIQSEALGVHPIIVFLTVIIGGGMFGIVGAIFAVPALAVFRVLFDFFRARLRTASPPVRVEVQGQLPIADAKGNDSASRTKTRLNVPS; encoded by the coding sequence ATGAGCAGCGTCGAAGCCCGCGACGGTTCGGGTCAGGGCGGAAAAAAGGCGCCGGGACCGACGCCGATCTGGATCTCCCGCACCACTCGAACGGCACTGATAATCGGGGCGATTCTGCTGCTCCTCTTTATTGTCTGGATGGTCCCGGACGCCCTGATAATGACCATCGGCGGCATTACGCTCGCGCTGATCCTTGCCTTCCCGGTGCGCCTGTTTCAGAGGTTCATGCCGCGGGGGCTCGCGATCCTCTGCTCCTTTCTGCTGCTTCTCGCGCTTATGTTCATCGCCGGCGCGACGATCATCCCGGTGATCATGAGCCAGGTCGGCTCGCTCATAAACGCGATCCCGGGCTTCGTCTCGCGGGCTGCGAACACCCTCAACGAAGCTCTCGCGCCCCTCGAAGAGCGCGGCATCCTCACCAGTTCTCCGCAGGAGATGCTCAACAGCGTGAGCGACGACCTCGTGAACATCGCTCAGAACGTGGCTCAACAGGTCCTCGGCGGCACCCTGAGCATTCTCTCCGGCACGATCGGCCTGGCGATAACGCTCTTCGGGATCATCTTCATCTCCGCCTACCTGCTCATAGACACGCGCCGGATCAAGGCGGCCTTCGTACTTGCGAGCCCCCGGGGCTACCGGCGCGACTTCTACGACCTGTGGTCTTCGTTCGGGTACTCGCTCTCGCGCTACCTCGCCGGGCTCGCGCTCTCGATCAGCGTCCAGGGCTTTATCTCGGGGCTCGCGCTCTTCTTTCTCGGCGTCCCGTATGCGGTCCTGCTCGGCTGCTGGGTCGCCCTGACCGCCGTTCTACCGTACATCGGGGCGTGGCTCGGGGCGATCCCGGCCGTACTTATCGCGCTCTCGATCTCCCCGACGACCGCCATCCTCACGGCGATCCTGTTCTTCGCTATTCAGCAGCTCGAAGGCAACTTCCTGACACCCCGCATCCAGAGCGAGGCGCTCGGCGTCCATCCCATCATCGTCTTCCTGACCGTCATTATCGGCGGCGGGATGTTCGGGATCGTAGGAGCGATCTTCGCCGTCCCGGCCCTTGCGGTCTTCCGCGTCCTCTTCGACTTCTTCCGCGCCCGGCTACGCACCGCGAGCCCGCCGGTCCGGGTCGAGGTCCAGGGACAGCTCCCGATCGCGGACGCCAAGGGCAACGACTCCGCCTCACGCACAAAGACCCGCTTGAACGTCCCGAGCTGA
- a CDS encoding DMT family transporter produces the protein MRLFYTLMLVGVTAVWGWTFVVVQDAIALYGVLAFLTLRFALASVALSPAFLKMRPRTLLVGGGIGVVLAAAYLFQTLGLLYTTPTNSGLLTGLFVVFAPLTARAFFGVRFSRPVLAAVVLSLMGLVLLAGQSPSGVRFGDALTVVCAAALGTHIALLSRYAREHDASALTLAQILSMTVIFAVMWPLFEPVELPPAGVWFAIALTGLVASAGAFWVQTTVQQRLPAARTAVILTMEPVFAAFFGYWLAGDRLTGVQLVGAAFVLSALVLGEVVPLLRRGRKKKEPV, from the coding sequence TTGCGCCTCTTCTACACATTGATGCTCGTCGGGGTCACGGCCGTCTGGGGCTGGACGTTCGTTGTCGTCCAGGACGCCATAGCCCTCTACGGCGTGCTTGCGTTCCTGACGCTCCGGTTCGCCCTCGCCTCGGTCGCGCTCTCGCCGGCGTTCCTCAAGATGAGGCCGCGCACGCTCCTTGTCGGAGGCGGTATCGGGGTGGTGCTTGCGGCGGCGTACCTCTTCCAGACTCTCGGACTGCTCTACACGACCCCGACAAACTCGGGGCTGCTCACCGGGCTCTTCGTTGTCTTTGCGCCGCTCACGGCCCGGGCGTTCTTCGGGGTGAGGTTCTCCCGGCCGGTGCTTGCGGCCGTTGTGTTGAGCTTGATGGGGCTCGTGCTCCTCGCCGGACAGAGCCCTTCGGGGGTGCGCTTCGGGGACGCGCTGACGGTCGTTTGCGCCGCCGCGCTCGGGACGCACATCGCGCTCCTCTCCCGGTACGCAAGAGAGCACGACGCCAGCGCCCTGACGCTCGCCCAGATCCTCTCGATGACCGTCATCTTTGCGGTGATGTGGCCCCTCTTCGAGCCCGTCGAGCTTCCCCCTGCGGGGGTGTGGTTCGCGATCGCCCTGACCGGGCTCGTCGCCTCGGCCGGAGCGTTCTGGGTCCAGACGACCGTTCAGCAACGCCTGCCCGCCGCGAGAACGGCCGTGATCCTCACGATGGAGCCGGTCTTCGCGGCCTTCTTCGGGTACTGGCTCGCCGGGGACCGGCTGACCGGGGTGCAGCTCGTGGGGGCCGCCTTCGTGCTCTCGGCCCTCGTTCTCGGGGAGGTCGTCCCGCTGCTCCGGCGAGGTAGAAAGAAGAAGGAGCCCGTCTGA
- a CDS encoding YqaA family protein, with translation MELVHSAIEWMLTWAASPYAVLALFIFSFWESSFFPLPPDPLLIAMAVANPAMAPYYALVCTVASVGGAALGYFIGKKGGRPLVYKIFKAKRVEPVEGLYRRYDAWAVGAAAFTPIPYKVFTITAGIAKINFWRFILVSFLGRGARFFLVGMAVYFFGPSIQLAIDEYFELFTLGFLFLLILGFVAAKFVGDYLTRRESGRDTISG, from the coding sequence TTGGAGTTAGTACACAGCGCGATCGAGTGGATGTTGACCTGGGCGGCCTCACCCTACGCGGTGCTGGCGCTCTTTATCTTCTCCTTCTGGGAGTCGAGCTTCTTTCCGCTCCCGCCGGACCCGCTCCTTATCGCGATGGCCGTCGCGAACCCGGCGATGGCTCCGTACTACGCGCTCGTCTGCACGGTCGCCTCGGTCGGGGGCGCGGCGCTGGGCTACTTTATCGGGAAGAAGGGCGGCAGGCCGCTCGTATATAAGATTTTCAAGGCCAAGCGCGTCGAGCCGGTCGAGGGACTCTACCGGCGCTACGATGCTTGGGCCGTCGGTGCGGCGGCTTTCACCCCGATCCCGTACAAGGTATTCACGATCACGGCCGGGATAGCGAAGATAAACTTCTGGCGCTTTATCCTCGTCTCCTTTCTGGGACGCGGGGCGCGGTTCTTTCTTGTCGGGATGGCGGTCTACTTTTTCGGGCCCTCGATCCAGCTCGCAATAGACGAGTACTTCGAGCTGTTCACGCTCGGCTTCCTTTTCCTGCTCATTCTCGGCTTCGTCGCCGCGAAGTTCGTCGGCGACTATCTCACCCGCCGCGAGTCCGGCCGGGACACGATCTCGGGCTAG
- a CDS encoding potassium channel family protein: MQEPEKRKDGPEEGRRFWEDLPAREEVREKLDRYLDVPLALASIVVVLLAVIQLTGEVSPEWSGRVEALGWGIWSLFFLEFAVKFALAPVKRHYLKKNWLDVLVLLLPFLRVLRVLRVLRTTQGLPLFRLLVFGGRGSSSTLALLKRRRLGQLALVSAMVILISAALGFMLEEDAPGSTIQTFGDALWWSAALITTVSSELYPVTAGGRVLAFLMMLYAVGVFSYFIASIASVLVDSDARHAKVEEVQKEGVELTERELAALRSILKKSER; the protein is encoded by the coding sequence ATGCAGGAGCCGGAGAAGAGGAAGGACGGGCCGGAGGAGGGGCGTCGCTTCTGGGAGGACCTCCCGGCGCGCGAGGAGGTCCGCGAGAAGCTCGACCGCTACCTGGACGTCCCGCTCGCGCTCGCCTCTATTGTCGTGGTGCTGCTCGCCGTGATCCAGCTGACCGGGGAGGTCAGCCCGGAGTGGTCCGGTCGGGTCGAGGCGCTCGGGTGGGGGATATGGAGCCTGTTCTTCCTTGAGTTCGCGGTGAAGTTCGCGCTCGCGCCGGTCAAGCGCCACTACCTGAAGAAGAACTGGCTCGACGTGCTGGTTCTGCTTCTCCCGTTTCTGCGCGTTCTGCGCGTTCTGCGCGTCCTGCGGACAACGCAGGGCCTGCCGCTCTTCCGGCTGCTCGTCTTCGGGGGGCGGGGCTCCTCCTCGACGCTTGCGCTGCTCAAGCGCAGGAGGCTCGGGCAGCTCGCGCTCGTCTCGGCGATGGTGATCCTCATCTCCGCCGCCCTCGGGTTCATGCTCGAAGAGGACGCTCCCGGAAGCACCATCCAGACCTTCGGGGACGCTCTCTGGTGGTCTGCCGCGCTTATCACGACCGTATCCAGCGAGCTGTACCCCGTAACCGCCGGGGGACGCGTCCTCGCCTTTCTCATGATGCTCTACGCCGTCGGGGTGTTCTCGTACTTTATCGCCTCCATCGCCTCGGTCCTCGTGGACTCCGACGCCCGCCACGCAAAGGTCGAGGAGGTCCAGAAGGAAGGCGTCGAGCTCACGGAGCGCGAGCTTGCCGCGCTGCGCTCCATCCTGAAGAAGTCGGAGCGGTAG
- a CDS encoding SLC13 family permease, whose protein sequence is MQITGEKRRLWEQVDERRRERRHRRHAPEPEAPERKESRRLSRFALPVGLAAVAGTAVLLPEELSFEGRVALFGFALATILWSTTKLNSAYVALLVVLLVVLGGGAEQEALFDSLASDVIWLMIGAFVLGGAMRITGLAGRLTGLVVGRAKTVRGVFFMVTTVLLPLSFFIPSTSGRAAVMMPVFRSLSDAAQDRKITRALALLIPTVILVATISTLIGAGSHLIAIDLLDEISDRTISFAQWALWGLPFGVVAAYLSCWIVTRLFLDGERLSRPMERRSGGRRSDPEKGSNLSRNERFTLFVLLAMVGLWLTEALHGIEIATVTIAGALVLTLPQVGVMKWKDGLKSVSWNLILFVGAALALGNALIESGAAEWIIENLFAATGIDQIESTFLVLLVIGFISLTSHIYMTSHAARAVALVPPLLYLAASLDLNPVAVLFISTVGMDYCQTFPVSSKALLMFQETDIETFQPTDLLRLSAVLLIVHIVLIVAFYFGYWQWTGLSL, encoded by the coding sequence GTGCAGATCACGGGCGAAAAGCGCAGGCTTTGGGAACAGGTCGACGAGCGGCGCCGCGAGCGGCGTCACCGCAGACACGCTCCCGAACCCGAGGCTCCGGAGCGGAAAGAGTCCCGGCGGCTCTCGCGTTTCGCGCTCCCGGTCGGACTAGCCGCGGTCGCCGGGACGGCGGTTTTGCTGCCCGAGGAGCTCTCCTTCGAGGGACGGGTCGCGCTCTTCGGGTTCGCGCTCGCTACGATCCTCTGGTCAACGACGAAGCTCAACTCGGCGTACGTCGCGCTGCTCGTCGTGCTGCTCGTAGTGCTGGGCGGCGGAGCAGAGCAGGAGGCCCTTTTCGACTCGCTCGCCTCGGATGTGATCTGGCTCATGATCGGGGCCTTCGTCCTTGGCGGGGCGATGCGCATTACGGGGCTCGCCGGGCGGCTGACGGGGCTCGTCGTCGGGCGGGCAAAGACGGTGCGCGGGGTCTTCTTCATGGTTACGACGGTACTTCTGCCGCTCTCGTTCTTTATCCCGTCCACGAGCGGGCGGGCGGCGGTAATGATGCCCGTCTTCCGGAGCCTGTCCGACGCGGCGCAGGACAGGAAGATCACCCGCGCCCTCGCGCTCCTTATCCCGACCGTTATCCTTGTCGCTACGATAAGCACCCTTATCGGGGCCGGGTCGCACCTGATAGCGATAGACCTGCTCGACGAGATCTCCGACCGGACGATCTCCTTTGCTCAGTGGGCGCTCTGGGGTCTTCCGTTCGGGGTCGTTGCGGCCTACCTGTCGTGCTGGATCGTGACGCGCCTCTTTCTCGATGGGGAGCGTCTCTCGCGCCCGATGGAGCGTCGTTCCGGAGGCAGGCGCTCCGACCCGGAGAAGGGCTCGAATCTCTCGCGCAACGAGCGGTTCACGCTCTTCGTGCTCCTCGCGATGGTCGGGCTGTGGCTTACGGAGGCGCTGCACGGCATCGAGATAGCGACGGTCACTATCGCCGGGGCGCTCGTTCTTACGCTCCCGCAGGTCGGGGTGATGAAGTGGAAGGACGGCCTGAAGAGCGTCTCGTGGAACCTGATCCTCTTTGTCGGGGCGGCGCTCGCGCTCGGGAACGCGCTTATCGAGAGCGGCGCGGCCGAGTGGATAATCGAGAACCTCTTTGCCGCTACGGGGATAGACCAGATCGAGTCAACGTTCCTCGTACTGCTCGTTATCGGTTTTATCTCGCTGACGAGCCACATCTACATGACCTCTCACGCCGCACGCGCCGTCGCGCTCGTGCCGCCGCTTCTCTATCTGGCGGCGAGCCTCGACCTGAACCCGGTCGCCGTACTGTTCATAAGCACCGTCGGGATGGACTACTGCCAGACCTTCCCGGTAAGCTCGAAGGCGCTCCTGATGTTCCAGGAGACAGACATCGAGACCTTCCAGCCGACCGACCTCTTGCGCCTGAGCGCGGTCTTGCTGATCGTCCACATCGTCCTGATCGTGGCCTTCTACTTCGGCTACTGGCAATGGACGGGACTCTCGCTGTGA
- a CDS encoding heavy metal translocating P-type ATPase, with translation MGRHARHDAESGAVAETHDDVGGGKTTGSHGGHGSHGGHGDHAGMFQRRFWVTLVLAVPVVLYSHMIQDWFGFHMPEFPGSWLIAPVLGTFIFLWGGWPFLSGGYREARDLQPGMMLLISLAITVAFVASAATTLGFFDLDFWWELALLVVIMLLGHWLEMRAVGQASSALEALSELLPDSAERVTESGTETVSLEELESGDVVLVRSGGRVPADGEIVSGAAEFDESMVTGESRPVPKDAGDRVVAGTVATDSSVRVKVTAVGEETALAGIRRLVEEAQGSRSRAQALADRSAALLFYFALGAGIITFFTWSAIGQAGQAVENTITVLVISCPHALGLAIPLVIALSTGLSARNGILVKDRLALERMRSVDAVLFDKTGTLTKGEPALTTVAVAEDFEGGEDGLLALAGAVEADSEHPLARAIVAAAQERGGMREASGFRSLTGRGVEAEVDGATVAVGGPALLRERGAEVPEDLKDTVEKWRERGAAVLHVLRDGKVVGAFALEDEVRPESREAVDALHERGVRVVMITGDARSVAEAVAEDLGIDEVFAEVLPEDKDRVVAELQERGERVAMVGDGVNDAPALARADVGLAIGAGTDVAMESAGVVLASSDPRAVLSVVKLSKAGYRKMLQNLFWAAGYNIAAIPLAAGVLAPVGILLSPAVGAILMSLSTVVVALNAQLLRGLDLDPARAV, from the coding sequence ATGGGACGGCACGCAAGGCACGACGCGGAGAGCGGCGCGGTAGCAGAGACGCACGACGACGTCGGGGGCGGCAAGACGACGGGTTCTCACGGGGGGCACGGTTCTCACGGCGGGCACGGGGACCACGCTGGCATGTTCCAGCGGCGCTTCTGGGTAACGCTCGTGCTGGCGGTCCCGGTGGTGCTGTACAGTCACATGATCCAGGACTGGTTCGGCTTTCATATGCCGGAGTTCCCGGGTTCATGGCTTATCGCGCCGGTCCTGGGGACGTTTATCTTTCTGTGGGGCGGCTGGCCGTTTCTGAGCGGCGGCTACAGGGAGGCCCGGGACCTCCAGCCCGGGATGATGCTCCTTATAAGCCTTGCGATCACGGTCGCCTTCGTTGCGAGCGCGGCAACGACGCTCGGCTTCTTCGACCTCGACTTCTGGTGGGAGCTTGCGCTGCTCGTCGTGATCATGCTCCTCGGACACTGGCTGGAGATGCGGGCCGTCGGTCAGGCCTCCAGCGCACTCGAAGCCCTCTCGGAGCTTCTTCCGGACAGCGCCGAGAGGGTGACGGAGAGCGGCACAGAGACCGTCTCGCTTGAGGAGCTTGAGAGCGGAGACGTTGTGCTCGTGAGGAGCGGAGGCCGGGTCCCTGCGGACGGAGAGATCGTCTCCGGCGCGGCCGAGTTCGACGAGTCGATGGTCACCGGCGAGTCGCGTCCCGTCCCGAAGGACGCGGGAGATCGCGTCGTGGCCGGCACGGTGGCAACGGATTCTTCCGTGCGCGTAAAGGTAACGGCGGTGGGCGAGGAGACGGCGCTCGCGGGCATCCGGAGGCTCGTGGAAGAGGCTCAAGGGTCTCGCTCGCGAGCGCAGGCGCTCGCTGACCGGTCGGCGGCGCTACTCTTCTACTTCGCGCTCGGAGCAGGGATCATAACGTTCTTTACGTGGAGTGCGATCGGTCAGGCCGGGCAGGCCGTCGAGAACACGATCACGGTCCTCGTGATCTCCTGCCCGCATGCCCTCGGGCTCGCCATACCGCTCGTCATAGCTCTCTCGACCGGCCTCTCGGCCCGAAACGGAATTCTCGTCAAGGACCGGCTCGCGCTGGAGCGGATGCGCTCGGTCGACGCGGTGCTCTTCGACAAGACCGGGACGCTCACGAAGGGCGAGCCGGCCCTCACCACCGTGGCCGTCGCGGAGGACTTCGAGGGTGGAGAGGACGGGCTACTTGCACTCGCAGGCGCGGTAGAGGCTGACAGCGAGCACCCCCTCGCCCGCGCCATCGTCGCCGCCGCACAGGAGCGGGGCGGCATGCGGGAGGCGAGCGGCTTTCGCTCGCTCACCGGACGCGGTGTAGAGGCCGAGGTAGACGGCGCGACCGTCGCCGTCGGCGGACCGGCGCTCCTCCGGGAGCGCGGAGCCGAGGTGCCGGAGGACCTGAAGGACACGGTAGAGAAGTGGCGCGAGCGCGGCGCTGCGGTGCTGCACGTGCTGCGCGATGGGAAAGTCGTTGGAGCGTTCGCGCTGGAGGACGAGGTCCGGCCCGAGTCGCGGGAGGCGGTCGATGCGCTCCACGAGCGAGGCGTGAGGGTCGTCATGATCACGGGCGACGCAAGGTCCGTCGCCGAAGCCGTCGCAGAGGACCTCGGGATAGACGAGGTCTTTGCGGAGGTCCTGCCGGAGGACAAGGACAGGGTCGTTGCGGAGCTTCAGGAGCGCGGCGAGCGGGTCGCGATGGTCGGGGACGGCGTCAACGACGCCCCGGCCCTTGCCCGGGCCGACGTCGGGCTCGCCATCGGGGCCGGAACGGACGTCGCGATGGAGTCCGCAGGGGTCGTGCTCGCCTCCAGCGACCCGAGGGCCGTCCTCTCGGTCGTAAAGCTCTCGAAGGCCGGCTACCGGAAGATGCTCCAGAACCTCTTCTGGGCGGCAGGCTACAACATCGCCGCGATCCCGCTCGCCGCGGGCGTGCTCGCTCCGGTCGGCATCCTTCTCTCCCCGGCCGTCGGTGCGATCCTGATGAGCCTCTCGACGGTCGTCGTCGCGCTGAACGCCCAGCTTCTGCGAGGTCTCGACCTTGACCCGGCCAGGGCGGTATGA
- a CDS encoding metallophosphoesterase family protein — MTKIVHISDLHFGRPSVEERLDSLLRQVREISPEAIAVSGDLTQRCSNREFRRAKEYLETLSETAPYLVIPGNHDIRWLGAVARNLGFAGMFREKAHRFKYSRYMRHISEDLSPSLEVPGAVIAGLNTAHGITRGSLTRRLKDLGVIGHVRSEDVRTVNRAFKAADPEAVRIVMIHHNPIKGDASGRHGLANTKKALRSFVSLGAELVLCGHDHQEAVHTTEESYQGLIISTAGTISNRLRPGRSSSFNLVEIDSGEIHVVPYLWREEGSGADPAFVPSERRSFPRRNRRRTSGQSA; from the coding sequence GTGACGAAGATCGTTCACATCTCGGACCTTCACTTCGGGCGGCCCTCGGTCGAAGAGCGGCTCGACTCGCTTCTCAGGCAGGTGAGGGAGATCTCCCCGGAGGCCATCGCGGTCTCGGGCGACCTGACGCAGCGATGCTCGAACCGGGAGTTCCGGCGGGCCAAGGAGTACCTCGAAACGCTCTCGGAGACGGCTCCGTACCTCGTCATCCCGGGCAACCACGACATCCGCTGGCTCGGGGCGGTGGCCCGGAACCTCGGCTTCGCGGGGATGTTCCGGGAGAAGGCGCACCGGTTCAAGTACTCGCGCTACATGCGTCACATCTCAGAGGACCTCAGCCCGTCGCTTGAGGTCCCGGGGGCGGTTATAGCGGGCCTGAACACCGCGCACGGCATCACCCGGGGCTCCTTGACGCGCCGCCTGAAGGACCTTGGGGTGATCGGCCACGTCCGCTCGGAGGACGTCCGGACGGTCAACCGGGCCTTCAAGGCCGCCGACCCGGAGGCGGTGCGCATCGTCATGATCCACCACAACCCCATAAAGGGCGACGCCTCCGGACGTCACGGGCTGGCGAACACGAAGAAGGCGCTCAGGTCGTTTGTCTCGCTGGGGGCGGAGCTTGTCCTGTGCGGTCACGACCATCAAGAGGCCGTGCACACAACGGAGGAGTCCTACCAGGGCCTCATCATCTCGACCGCCGGGACGATCTCGAACCGGCTGCGTCCGGGACGCTCCTCCAGCTTCAACCTCGTCGAGATCGACTCCGGGGAGATCCACGTCGTCCCCTACCTCTGGCGCGAGGAAGGCTCGGGAGCAGATCCGGCCTTTGTTCCCTCGGAACGCCGCTCCTTCCCGCGCCGGAACCGAAGAAGGACTTCCGGCCAGAGCGCCTGA
- a CDS encoding cysteine hydrolase family protein — MPRTVEVPEYEVYRSVVLDPRKTALVVIDMQNDFVKPGGALVGPDTEATVPVIQGLLEEARSSGMRVVFSQDTHTDGDPEWRIWPEHCREGSWGWEIVPELAPRPDETVIRKVRYDAFYGTHLDHFLRTWGVETLVICGTVASICVHYTAASAALRWYDVVIPKDAVSALNEFDLEASLRQTAFLFAGTITTSDALKIEAR; from the coding sequence ATGCCGCGTACCGTCGAGGTCCCGGAGTACGAGGTCTACAGGAGCGTCGTCCTCGATCCCCGGAAGACCGCACTCGTCGTTATAGACATGCAGAACGACTTCGTGAAGCCGGGGGGCGCGCTCGTAGGGCCCGATACGGAGGCGACCGTCCCGGTTATACAGGGTCTTCTCGAAGAGGCTCGTTCGTCGGGGATGCGCGTCGTCTTCAGCCAGGACACGCACACCGACGGGGATCCGGAGTGGAGGATCTGGCCCGAGCACTGCCGCGAGGGTAGCTGGGGGTGGGAGATCGTTCCCGAGCTTGCCCCGCGACCGGACGAGACGGTTATCCGGAAGGTGCGCTACGACGCCTTCTACGGGACGCACCTCGACCACTTCCTGAGGACCTGGGGCGTGGAGACGCTTGTTATCTGCGGGACGGTAGCCTCGATCTGCGTCCACTACACCGCAGCGAGCGCCGCGCTGCGCTGGTACGACGTCGTTATCCCGAAGGACGCAGTCTCCGCGCTCAACGAGTTCGACCTCGAAGCCTCGCTCCGCCAGACCGCCTTTCTCTTCGCCGGGACGATCACGACCTCGGACGCTCTGAAGATCGAAGCCCGCTGA
- a CDS encoding glycerate kinase — protein sequence MGMKVLIAPSGFKESLEPGQAADCIEAGIRRVVPEAEIYKAPLVDGGEGFTRALVRATGGELEPVTVTGPVGEPVAAHYGFLGGPGPKTAVLEMAAAAGLRLVPKDVRDPRLTTTYGVGELIRAALNAGAERILVGCGDSGTSDGGAGMAQALGARFLDSEGEELPVASGGRALSRLAEVDLSGLDRRLREVRIDVACNWHNLLCGENGVARVFGPQKGATSDQVEELAAALENYAAVIERDLGLDVRESPGSGASGGLGAGLVVVGAKLYPRYEIVMEYLEIDGLLERAELVFTAEGGIDFQTPRGKIPAEVARRAKERDIPVIALAGTVGPDAEVNYEAGIDAYASVLKAPTTLEEAVAHAEELLKEGAESSMRMVLVGRDLAPGK from the coding sequence GTGGGCATGAAGGTTCTGATCGCCCCTTCCGGTTTCAAGGAGAGCCTGGAGCCGGGTCAGGCGGCTGACTGCATCGAGGCGGGCATCCGGCGGGTCGTGCCGGAGGCGGAGATCTACAAGGCTCCGCTCGTTGACGGGGGTGAGGGATTCACGCGAGCTCTCGTCCGTGCGACGGGCGGGGAGCTTGAGCCCGTCACGGTTACCGGACCGGTCGGGGAGCCGGTCGCCGCGCACTACGGCTTCCTCGGGGGTCCGGGTCCGAAGACCGCCGTGCTCGAAATGGCCGCGGCGGCGGGCCTCAGGCTCGTGCCCAAGGACGTGCGCGACCCGCGCCTCACCACGACCTACGGGGTCGGGGAGCTGATCCGGGCTGCGCTAAACGCCGGGGCCGAGCGGATACTCGTCGGGTGCGGCGACTCCGGTACCTCGGACGGCGGCGCGGGGATGGCCCAGGCGCTCGGGGCGCGGTTTCTCGACTCCGAAGGGGAGGAGCTTCCGGTGGCCTCCGGCGGCAGGGCGCTCTCCCGGCTCGCGGAGGTAGACCTCTCCGGGCTCGACAGGCGGCTCCGGGAGGTCCGGATAGACGTCGCGTGCAACTGGCACAACCTGCTCTGCGGCGAGAACGGCGTCGCGCGGGTCTTCGGGCCGCAGAAGGGCGCGACGTCCGATCAGGTCGAGGAGCTGGCGGCCGCGCTTGAGAACTACGCCGCCGTCATCGAGCGGGACCTTGGGCTGGACGTTCGCGAGTCGCCCGGGAGCGGGGCCTCGGGCGGGCTCGGGGCCGGGCTCGTCGTTGTCGGGGCGAAGCTCTACCCGAGGTACGAGATCGTCATGGAGTACCTTGAGATAGACGGCCTGCTTGAGAGAGCCGAGCTGGTGTTCACGGCCGAGGGCGGCATAGACTTCCAGACGCCCCGGGGGAAGATCCCCGCCGAGGTCGCCCGCCGGGCAAAGGAGCGGGACATACCCGTGATCGCGCTCGCCGGGACGGTCGGGCCCGACGCCGAGGTGAACTACGAGGCCGGCATAGACGCCTACGCGAGCGTCCTGAAGGCCCCGACAACGCTCGAAGAGGCCGTCGCGCACGCCGAGGAGCTTCTGAAGGAAGGGGCGGAGTCCTCGATGCGGATGGTCCTCGTGGGCCGGGACCTCGCCCCGGGCAAGTAG